A single region of the Nicotiana sylvestris chromosome 6, ASM39365v2, whole genome shotgun sequence genome encodes:
- the LOC138870593 gene encoding uncharacterized protein — protein sequence MSTGETPFSLVYGVEALIPVEIGEPSTRFEQGTEESNSEEMQFNLDLLEGRREDALIRMAAQKQVIERYYNRRARLRFFKIGDFVLKKVFQSMKAANSGKLSPTWEGAYRVRDIAGKGAYELETMDGKILPSHWNVVHLKRYYF from the coding sequence ATGAGcacgggagaaacaccattttcattggtttatggtgTTGAGGCTTTGATTCCAGTCGAGATAGGAGAACCAAGTACACGGTTTGAACAAGGAACGGAAGAATCCAATAGTGAAGAGATGCAATTCAATCTTGATTTACTCGAGGGAAGACGAGAAGATGCACTAATAcgaatggcagcacaaaaacaagttatagaacgatattacaaccgaagagcacgcctcagatttttcaaaattggggacttcgtgcttaaaaaggtttttcagtcTATGAAGGCTGCCAATTCTGGAAaactaagtccaacatgggaaggagcATACAGAGTTCGAGATattgcaggaaaaggagcatatgaattggaaacaatggatgggaAAATCCTACCTTCACActggaatgttgttcatttgaagagatatTACTTCTAA